Within Acidimicrobiales bacterium, the genomic segment CATCGCCATCCTCGCCGCCCTGTTGGGCCGGGGGGCCAGCGGAGAGGGCGCCTACCTCGACGTGTCGGTGGCCGACGGTGTCGTGGCCCTCATGGCGCTGCAGATCGACGAGTACCTGGCCACCGGGGTCGTGCCCGGCCCTGGCCACGGGATGCTGACGGGCCGCTACGCCTGCTACGAGACCTATCGGGCGGCCGACGGTGGGTGGGTGGCGGTGGCGGCGATCGAGCCGCGCTTCTGGGCCAACCTGTGTCGAGCCGTGGGGCTTCCGCAGTGGGCCGATCGCCAGACCGACGACGCGGTCCAGGAGCGCGTCAGGTCCGATCTGGCCGCGGTGTTCGCCACTCGGGATCGGGACGCATGGATCGCCGAGCTCGGCGGGGCCGACACCTGCGTCGCCCCGGTGTTGTCGGTGCCCGAGGTCGTCGAGGATCCCCAGCTGTCGGCGCGGGGCACGTTCGTGAAGGCGACGCACCCCGAGCACGGCACCTTTCTCCAGGTGGCGCCGGTGCTGGCGGGGTCGGACAGGTCCGAGGGCTCCTATCGCGTCCGCGATGTTGGCCAGACCGATACCGACGAGCTGCTGGCCGGCGTCGGGATGTCGCCGGACGACTGTGCTCGCCTACGGGAGGCGGGGGTGGTGGCGTGACCGACGTACGTGCGCTTCCCGATGACGTCGCCGAGACGATCGGGCGCACCCAGTACGAGGAGACCGGCGAGTTCCCGGTCGAGCGCGGCTATGTGTGGACCACGTGCTCGTCGGTCGAGAACGGCAACCCGCTGTTCTGGGACGACGACGTGGCCGCGGAGATCACGGGGGGCCCGGTGGCGCCGCCGACGATGCTGTCGGTGTGGTTTCGTCCCCAC encodes:
- a CDS encoding CaiB/BaiF CoA-transferase family protein; translation: MTSTRPMLDGVTVLDLASVGPAARASRWLADYGATVVKVGPVPTRDGVQITPPFFAYSAHRGMKRLQVDLKSAEGREAFLRLAEGADVLIESFRPGVMARLGIGYEDVRDRSPGIVYCSTTGHGQSGPLAARAGHDLDYLAVSGFLDCSERGPEGKPPIPGATVADSAGGGMQAVIAILAALLGRGASGEGAYLDVSVADGVVALMALQIDEYLATGVVPGPGHGMLTGRYACYETYRAADGGWVAVAAIEPRFWANLCRAVGLPQWADRQTDDAVQERVRSDLAAVFATRDRDAWIAELGGADTCVAPVLSVPEVVEDPQLSARGTFVKATHPEHGTFLQVAPVLAGSDRSEGSYRVRDVGQTDTDELLAGVGMSPDDCARLREAGVVA